GGTTTCGGCATCGGCATGGGTGTAAAGGCTAATACCGATCGGCGAATTTTCCACTGGTTGCTTCACCTGCTCAGGGTCGGCCGTGGCGATGGCGACTCGGTCGGCAAAGGACCTGCTCTCGACCCGTAAAATGGGGGAATCGCATACGAAGGGCAGGTGAGGGCGTGGGTAGTGCCGACGATCGTCGTTTCGAGGTGCTGCGTGCCATCGTCGCCGACTTTGTCGCGACCAAGGAGCCCATCGGGTCGAAGACCCTCGTCGAGCGGCACAATCTCGGCGTTTCGAGCGCCACCGTGCGTAACGACATGGCGGTTCTCGAGGCCGAGGGGTACATCACGCAACCACACACCAGTTCCGGGCGGATCCCCACCGAGAAGGGCTACCGCGAGTTCGTCGACCGCATCGACAACGTCAAACCGTTGTCGACGTCGGAGCGTCGCGCGATCCTCAACTTCCTCGAATCGGGCGTCGACCTCGACGACGTCCTGCGTCGCGCGGTGCGGCTGCTCGCGCAGCTGACGCGTCAGGTCGCGATCGTGCAGTATCCGACGTTGACGACGTCGTCGGTGCGCCATCTCGAGGTGGTGCCGTTGACGCCGGCGCGGCTGCTGCTGGTGGTGATCACCGACACCGGGCGCGTGGATCAACGGATCGTCGAACTCGGCGACGCGATCGATGAGCACGAACTGTCCACGCTGCGTGACATGCTCGGCCAGGCCATGGAGGGCAAGCCGCTCTCACAAGCCTCGGTCGCGGTGTCGGACCTGGCCAGCCACCTCAACGGCAGTGACCGGCTGGCAGACGCCGTCGGACGCGCCGCGACGGTGCTCGTCGAGACCCTCGTCGAGCACACCGAGGAACGGTTGCTGCTCGGCGGCACCGCCAACCTGACCCGCAACACCGCCGACTTCGGCGGATCGCTGCGGTCGGTGCTGGAGGCGCTTGAGGAGCAGGTGGTGGTGCTGCGCCTGTTGGCCGCCCAACAGGAGGCAGGCAAGGTGACCGTACGTATCGGTCACGAGACCGAGGCAGAGCAGATGGCCGGTGCGTCGGTGGTGAGCACCGCGTACGGCAGCTCGGGCAAGGTCTACGGCGGCATGGGTGTGGTCGGTCCCACCCGTATGGACTATCCGGGAACGATCGCCAACGTCGCGGCGGTCGCCCTCTACATCGGCGAAGTACTCGGCAGTCGTTAAGGCAGTCTTTGACGCAGCCGGTGACACCGGCACAGAAAGGTCAGGCAAGTCAGCGTGGCACGTGATTACTACGGTCTGCTCGGAGTGAGCAAGGGCGCGAGCGATTCGGAGATCAAACGCGCCTACCGGCGTTTGGCACGTGAGCTGCACCCGGACGTCAACCCCGACGAGGAGGCCCAGCAGAGGTTCACCGAGATCCAGCAGGCCTACGAGGTGCTGTCGGATCCGGAGAAGCGCCGGATCGTCGACATGGGCGGCGATCCGATGGAGTCCGTCGGCGGTGCGCCCAACGGCTTCGGCGGCTTCGGCGGGCTCGGTGACGTCTTCGAGGCGTTCTTCGGGGGCGGCACGACGTCGCGCGGGCCGATCGGGCGGGTCCGGCCCGGCTCCGATTCGCTGCTGCGGATGCGGCTCGACCTCGAAGAGTGCGCCACCGGCGTGACCAAGCAGGTCACCGTCGACA
This genomic window from Mycolicibacterium goodii contains:
- the hrcA gene encoding heat-inducible transcriptional repressor HrcA, with product MGSADDRRFEVLRAIVADFVATKEPIGSKTLVERHNLGVSSATVRNDMAVLEAEGYITQPHTSSGRIPTEKGYREFVDRIDNVKPLSTSERRAILNFLESGVDLDDVLRRAVRLLAQLTRQVAIVQYPTLTTSSVRHLEVVPLTPARLLLVVITDTGRVDQRIVELGDAIDEHELSTLRDMLGQAMEGKPLSQASVAVSDLASHLNGSDRLADAVGRAATVLVETLVEHTEERLLLGGTANLTRNTADFGGSLRSVLEALEEQVVVLRLLAAQQEAGKVTVRIGHETEAEQMAGASVVSTAYGSSGKVYGGMGVVGPTRMDYPGTIANVAAVALYIGEVLGSR